One genomic region from Tautonia marina encodes:
- a CDS encoding glycosyltransferase family 39 protein, with protein MSRLQHGFVVVLLMVAAGNLLIWKTSRTSIIYADGLRYIRQAKVIEAGEIVGGLLKSIDHPAYPVAIALAHGLEGGEAPLDWQRAAQMASVMAGILLVLPLYLVALELVGGRVAWMACVLCFGAPVMSNVLADVLSEGTFLLFWTWGVWAGLRFLKDGRFAWLAPMIAATILAYFTRPEGLLLPLTMTATLALMPALKSTRLEWSRWWAAVGLLVIVPALVIAPFMISKGGVGTKPAIARLIGTAAPSGAEAVERNRPFDPNQSVVKTYLVAAKVVFESIRDAVTIPILVLVPIGLYRAKRNARSARQALFLTLLLVISFLGLMRLHATGGYCSPRHAMIPAMMLIPFAALAVDHLLRWVTIPGRLIGAPGEAIRPGPIFWLLAIAALILPSVPRHQAPLNGPFAAYRDAAEWLTDHVQPGEKVVDLTGWSQFYGDYPGYTFADVIYAGADQDARWVVAREAHVYGKWDYCEILRSLIGPLQPETIVPKGADPDQARVYIFDRKVPGDLVLMGTPSDVVRR; from the coding sequence ATGAGCCGATTGCAACATGGATTCGTCGTCGTCTTGTTGATGGTCGCGGCGGGAAACCTCCTCATCTGGAAAACCTCCCGGACGTCGATCATCTACGCCGATGGGCTCCGCTACATTCGCCAGGCCAAGGTGATTGAAGCCGGTGAGATCGTCGGCGGCTTGCTCAAGTCGATCGACCATCCGGCCTATCCGGTTGCCATCGCCCTGGCTCACGGGCTGGAGGGGGGAGAGGCTCCGCTCGACTGGCAACGCGCGGCGCAAATGGCGTCGGTCATGGCTGGCATTCTCCTGGTCCTCCCGCTCTATCTGGTGGCCCTGGAACTGGTGGGGGGCCGCGTGGCCTGGATGGCTTGCGTCCTTTGCTTCGGGGCGCCGGTCATGTCTAACGTCCTGGCCGATGTCCTGAGCGAAGGAACGTTCCTCCTGTTCTGGACATGGGGAGTCTGGGCCGGCCTGCGGTTCCTGAAAGACGGTCGATTCGCCTGGCTCGCTCCCATGATCGCCGCCACCATTCTGGCCTATTTCACTCGGCCGGAAGGCTTGCTCCTTCCGCTGACGATGACCGCGACCCTCGCCCTGATGCCGGCCCTGAAAAGCACGCGACTGGAATGGTCGCGCTGGTGGGCGGCAGTGGGCTTGCTCGTAATCGTTCCGGCCCTCGTTATCGCCCCCTTCATGATCAGCAAGGGAGGCGTGGGAACGAAGCCCGCCATCGCTCGGTTGATTGGCACCGCTGCCCCTTCCGGAGCCGAGGCCGTCGAGCGAAACCGACCCTTCGACCCGAATCAGTCGGTCGTCAAAACCTATCTGGTCGCCGCCAAGGTCGTGTTCGAGTCGATCCGCGACGCGGTGACGATTCCCATTCTCGTGCTGGTCCCCATTGGCCTGTATCGGGCCAAACGCAATGCGAGGTCCGCGCGTCAGGCGTTGTTTCTAACGCTGCTGCTGGTGATCTCGTTCCTCGGCTTGATGAGGTTGCACGCCACCGGAGGCTACTGCAGCCCTCGGCATGCCATGATTCCGGCGATGATGCTCATTCCCTTCGCCGCGCTCGCGGTTGATCATCTCCTGCGGTGGGTCACAATTCCGGGACGCCTGATCGGAGCCCCGGGAGAGGCCATTCGACCCGGTCCGATTTTCTGGTTGCTGGCCATTGCCGCACTCATCCTGCCGTCGGTTCCCCGACATCAGGCCCCGTTGAATGGGCCCTTTGCCGCCTACCGAGACGCGGCCGAGTGGCTCACCGACCATGTGCAGCCTGGCGAAAAGGTGGTTGACCTGACCGGGTGGAGCCAGTTTTACGGCGATTATCCCGGCTACACCTTCGCCGACGTGATCTATGCCGGAGCCGATCAGGACGCCCGCTGGGTTGTGGCACGCGAGGCCCACGTCTACGGCAAGTGGGACTACTGCGAAATTCTCCGATCCCTGATCGGCCCCTTGCAACCCGAAACCATCGTGCCGAAAGGGGCTGACCCTGATCAGGCTCGTGTCTACATCTTCGACCGCAAGGTGCCGGGCGACCTGGTGCTGATGGGAACCCCCTCGGATGTGGTCCGGCGCTGA